One Alphaproteobacteria bacterium LSUCC0396 genomic region harbors:
- the ispG gene encoding flavodoxin-dependent (E)-4-hydroxy-3-methylbut-2-enyl-diphosphate synthase, translating into MSNAYRAYRTIERRRCRQVMVGSVPVGGGAPISVQTMTNSLTSDVAATLAQINAAAAAGADIVRVSCPDEDSTAALKTICAQSPVPIVADIHFHYRRAIEAAEAGAACLRINPGNIGSAARVREVVQAARDHGCSMRIGVNAGSLEKHLLEKYAEPCPEALVESALEHAKILQDNDFHEFKISVKASDVFLAVAAYQQLADAIDCPLHIGITEAGGLRAGTIKSAIGLGNLLWAGIGDTIRVSLSADPTEEVKVGYEILKSLGLRRRGVTVISCPSCARQQFDVIKTVQVIEDRLEHIDMPITVSIIGCVVNGPGEARETDIGLTGGGKGTHQIYLSGMADHRLSNGDIVEHVVSLVETRVAELKAAKSGVNPSIKAD; encoded by the coding sequence GTGTCAAACGCTTATCGGGCTTATCGAACAATCGAGCGTCGCCGCTGCCGTCAGGTAATGGTCGGGTCAGTTCCGGTTGGCGGTGGTGCGCCGATTTCGGTTCAGACGATGACCAACAGCCTGACCAGTGACGTAGCGGCCACCTTGGCGCAAATCAATGCGGCGGCGGCGGCTGGGGCTGATATTGTGCGGGTGTCTTGTCCTGATGAGGATAGTACCGCCGCGCTAAAGACCATCTGTGCGCAAAGCCCAGTTCCCATCGTTGCAGATATCCATTTTCATTATCGCCGCGCCATTGAGGCGGCCGAGGCGGGTGCAGCCTGCCTGCGGATTAATCCGGGCAATATCGGCAGTGCAGCGCGGGTCCGCGAAGTTGTACAGGCAGCTCGTGATCATGGTTGCTCGATGCGGATTGGGGTAAATGCGGGTTCGCTGGAAAAGCATCTTTTGGAAAAATATGCCGAGCCCTGCCCCGAAGCGCTTGTTGAATCGGCGCTCGAACATGCCAAGATTTTGCAGGATAATGATTTCCATGAATTTAAAATCTCGGTCAAAGCGTCAGACGTGTTTCTGGCTGTGGCCGCCTATCAACAGCTTGCCGATGCCATTGATTGCCCGCTACATATTGGCATAACCGAGGCTGGTGGGCTGCGGGCGGGAACGATCAAATCAGCAATTGGTCTTGGTAATCTGCTATGGGCAGGAATTGGGGATACAATCAGGGTATCGCTGTCGGCTGATCCAACTGAAGAGGTCAAAGTCGGTTATGAAATCCTGAAATCGCTTGGCCTGCGTCGTCGCGGGGTAACGGTGATTTCCTGTCCGTCTTGCGCGCGCCAGCAATTTGACGTCATCAAAACTGTGCAGGTGATCGAAGATCGGCTCGAGCATATTGATATGCCGATTACCGTGTCGATCATTGGCTGTGTGGTTAACGGGCCAGGTGAGGCGCGGGAAACCGATATCGGTTTGACCGGTGGCGGCAAGGGAACGCATCAGATTTACCTGTCAGGCATGGCCGACCACCGCCTGTCAAATGGTGATATTGTCGAACATGTGGTGTCGCTTGTCGAAACCCGTGTTGCCGAATTAAAGGCTGCAAAAAGCGGCGTCAACCCAAGCATAAAAGCAGATTAA
- a CDS encoding RodZ domain-containing protein: MRAHLTENEPLVANDSFEQIGSTLKSARRGQGVKILDVSQQLRISGDYLSHLESGAFDQLPAPAYVKGFLRSYGQFLGLDPLSLVARYAAIAGEETVVPEYKMPMGARPPQRSAPAIVSMLLVFAGIGYGGWYWLNGTDQADQGTMAPAEIASGERASGLSVPLAIKGSSHQEDQLFNRRQESTQDSTQAGTSLKGDAGGDNLRDVTPIITAATSPVLPADTGAAKPPASTRTPAPAATTSLGKKPLAETPVQVGENNADNTIVAEATLKTPAPNSGPANGRALSGGLARAVVASSSADLSVDSPGVNAAIANLRDPAQEITIRAVTASWVEIVRDNGEEVIAKLMQAGDSQVIGGNERLYLTTGNAGGLTIEVGSDKPRALGDIGEIVRDLPLVTDKLREVR, from the coding sequence TTGCGCGCTCACCTAACAGAAAATGAGCCGTTGGTTGCAAATGACAGCTTCGAACAGATAGGTTCGACGCTCAAATCTGCGCGCCGTGGTCAGGGCGTCAAAATTCTTGATGTTTCGCAGCAACTGCGGATTTCAGGTGATTACCTTTCACATTTGGAAAGTGGTGCGTTTGATCAATTGCCAGCGCCTGCCTATGTGAAGGGGTTCTTGCGCAGCTACGGCCAGTTTCTTGGCCTTGATCCGTTGTCTCTGGTGGCACGTTATGCGGCCATTGCTGGCGAAGAAACAGTGGTTCCAGAATATAAGATGCCGATGGGAGCACGGCCGCCGCAGCGGTCCGCCCCGGCGATCGTGTCGATGCTGCTGGTTTTTGCAGGCATAGGTTATGGTGGTTGGTATTGGCTGAACGGCACTGATCAGGCCGATCAGGGTACGATGGCGCCGGCTGAAATTGCCAGTGGGGAGCGGGCTAGCGGGCTTTCTGTGCCACTCGCCATTAAAGGCAGTAGTCATCAGGAAGATCAGCTTTTTAACCGCAGACAGGAATCGACTCAGGATTCAACTCAGGCCGGAACGTCGCTCAAAGGTGATGCCGGGGGTGATAATTTGCGAGACGTAACCCCAATCATCACTGCCGCCACAAGCCCGGTACTGCCCGCGGATACGGGCGCGGCAAAACCGCCGGCTAGCACACGCACTCCAGCGCCAGCCGCAACAACGTCTCTTGGAAAAAAACCGTTGGCAGAAACACCGGTGCAAGTTGGCGAAAATAACGCTGACAACACCATTGTGGCCGAGGCTACCCTGAAAACGCCAGCCCCAAATTCAGGGCCCGCGAATGGTCGGGCATTGTCGGGCGGTTTGGCTAGGGCTGTGGTTGCGTCGTCGTCGGCTGATCTATCGGTGGATAGTCCGGGTGTAAATGCCGCGATTGCTAATTTACGCGATCCGGCACAAGAAATTACAATTCGTGCGGTTACCGCAAGCTGGGTTGAAATTGTGCGCGATAACGGCGAAGAAGTTATCGCCAAGTTGATGCAGGCCGGCGACAGTCAGGTGATTGGCGGCAATGAACGTCTTTACCTTACCACCGGCAATGCGGGCGGATTGACGATCGAGGTCGGCAGTGATAAGCCGCGTGCCTTGGGTGATATTGGTGAAATCGTGCGCGATCTGCCGCTTGTTACCGATAAATTGCGTGAGGTGCGATAG
- a CDS encoding aspartate kinase: MARIVQKFGGTSVADLDRIRNVAQRVKAEVDAGHEVAVVVSAMAGTTNQLVAWASDIGPMHDAREYDTIVATGEQVTVGLLAIALQNIGVDARSWLGWQVPIRSDSVHGAARIDEIDGSAIRQRMKQGQVAVIAGFQGIGPDGRISTLGRGGSDTSAVAIAAALEADRCDIYTDVDGVYTTDPRIAPKARKLGRITFEEMLEMASSGAKVLQTRSVAMAMRHNVNLQVRSSFNDAPGTLVVNEDSVVEQETISGIAYSPDEAKITIVGLPDRPGVAAAVFGALADHHVNVDMIVQSASSAVKKTDISFSVCRADLNKAVDIINKIKELLEFESVDASPNVAKISVVGTAMRTQPGVAKTMFETLAARGVNLHVISTSEIKISVLIDAEYAELAVRSLHTAYGLDDEI; encoded by the coding sequence ATGGCACGGATTGTTCAAAAATTTGGCGGCACTTCAGTGGCCGATCTTGATCGCATACGCAACGTTGCACAGCGGGTAAAAGCCGAAGTTGATGCCGGCCATGAGGTGGCGGTCGTTGTCTCGGCCATGGCGGGGACAACAAACCAGCTTGTTGCCTGGGCGTCTGATATTGGCCCGATGCATGATGCACGCGAATATGATACGATTGTCGCGACGGGCGAGCAGGTTACCGTTGGTCTGCTGGCGATAGCGTTGCAGAATATTGGGGTTGATGCGCGGTCATGGCTTGGCTGGCAGGTGCCCATTCGCTCAGATAGCGTGCATGGCGCTGCTCGCATTGACGAGATTGACGGCAGTGCGATCCGTCAGCGGATGAAACAGGGACAGGTTGCTGTCATTGCCGGATTTCAGGGCATTGGCCCGGATGGCCGGATCAGCACGCTTGGCCGCGGTGGCTCGGATACGTCAGCAGTGGCGATTGCCGCGGCGCTGGAGGCTGATCGCTGTGATATTTACACAGATGTTGACGGGGTTTACACAACCGACCCGCGAATCGCACCAAAAGCGCGTAAACTAGGCCGGATTACCTTTGAAGAAATGCTGGAAATGGCGTCGTCTGGCGCCAAGGTCTTGCAAACGAGATCAGTCGCGATGGCGATGCGCCATAATGTCAATCTGCAGGTGCGCTCAAGTTTCAATGATGCACCAGGTACTTTAGTCGTAAATGAGGATTCAGTCGTGGAACAAGAAACCATTAGCGGTATTGCTTACAGCCCAGATGAGGCCAAGATCACAATCGTTGGCCTGCCAGATCGGCCGGGTGTTGCGGCCGCTGTCTTTGGCGCGCTGGCCGATCATCATGTTAATGTCGATATGATCGTTCAAAGCGCATCAAGTGCAGTCAAAAAGACTGATATCAGCTTTTCTGTTTGCCGCGCTGATTTAAATAAAGCTGTTGATATTATTAATAAAATTAAAGAGCTTCTTGAATTTGAATCGGTTGATGCTTCGCCGAATGTAGCGAAAATTTCGGTTGTTGGAACGGCGATGCGAACGCAACCGGGTGTTGCCAAGACCATGTTTGAAACACTGGCGGCAAGGGGTGTGAACCTGCATGTTATCTCGACATCCGAAATTAAAATCTCGGTTTTGATTGATGCTGAATATGCCGAGCTGGCGGTACGAAGCTTGCATACTGCCTACGGGCTGGATGACGAGATTTAA
- the ubiG gene encoding bifunctional 2-polyprenyl-6-hydroxyphenol methylase/3-demethylubiquinol 3-O-methyltransferase UbiG, with amino-acid sequence MMTTADQTEIDNFAALSDQWWDQRGPMAPLHAFTPIRVDYILRAIGRFFPINAGGQPSKQSATRPSLARLRILDIGCGGGLLAEPMARLGANVTGIDVTAPAIHAAKAHAQTMQLDIDYRVITAEDLAATGAKFDVIYASEVIEHVADRPLFITAIAEMLNPDGVVIVTTINRSLPALLFAKIALEYIVRLVPAGTHDPRKFVKPAELRAEFAAAGILLDDMTGFAPRPGGGFMPVGSLAVNYAASGGFR; translated from the coding sequence ATGATGACAACTGCAGACCAAACTGAGATTGATAATTTTGCCGCCCTATCCGACCAATGGTGGGATCAGCGGGGGCCGATGGCACCTTTGCATGCTTTTACGCCCATTCGGGTGGATTATATTTTACGGGCAATTGGTCGCTTCTTCCCGATCAACGCAGGCGGACAGCCCTCCAAACAATCAGCAACAAGGCCGTCATTGGCGAGGCTACGCATTCTAGATATTGGCTGCGGCGGGGGCTTATTGGCCGAACCGATGGCGCGGCTTGGCGCCAACGTTACAGGCATCGACGTCACGGCGCCCGCAATCCATGCCGCAAAGGCGCATGCCCAAACCATGCAGCTGGATATTGATTATCGTGTCATTACCGCTGAAGATCTCGCTGCGACTGGCGCTAAATTTGATGTGATTTACGCCTCAGAAGTGATCGAGCATGTGGCCGATCGACCGCTCTTTATCACGGCGATTGCCGAGATGCTGAACCCCGATGGCGTTGTTATTGTCACCACGATCAACCGCAGCCTTCCTGCCCTGTTATTTGCCAAGATCGCCCTTGAATATATTGTCCGGCTGGTGCCGGCTGGCACGCATGATCCGCGCAAATTTGTTAAGCCAGCCGAATTACGCGCCGAATTTGCTGCTGCCGGTATTCTGCTTGATGATATGACCGGTTTTGCCCCGCGCCCGGGCGGCGGCTTTATGCCGGTTGGATCACTGGCGGTGAATTATGCTGCCAGCGGTGGCTTTCGCTAG
- a CDS encoding DUF1178 family protein: MIKYQLICEMTHEFEGWFQTSTAFDEQNNAGFVTCPVCDSAKIRRALMTPNIASPKRRRDPVTIEAPPQISAAPNTAHGAAPSAATSSPQKPVPTSPPKAAMTAAAFGEAMAQLRQLQRKIKAECRDVGTDFAAEARKIHYGDSLAENIYGQSTAEEREQLADEGIDVVAMPWLPPEH, encoded by the coding sequence ATGATCAAATATCAATTGATCTGCGAGATGACCCATGAATTTGAAGGCTGGTTTCAAACCAGCACTGCGTTTGACGAGCAGAATAATGCCGGATTTGTTACCTGCCCGGTTTGCGATAGCGCTAAAATTCGTCGCGCGCTGATGACGCCTAATATTGCAAGCCCAAAACGCCGCCGCGACCCTGTCACAATTGAGGCGCCGCCCCAAATCAGTGCGGCCCCCAACACGGCCCACGGTGCGGCCCCAAGTGCGGCAACATCAAGCCCGCAAAAACCGGTGCCGACATCGCCGCCAAAAGCCGCCATGACTGCGGCTGCGTTTGGCGAGGCAATGGCGCAATTGCGCCAGCTACAGCGCAAGATCAAGGCCGAATGCCGTGACGTTGGCACCGATTTTGCCGCCGAAGCCCGCAAAATTCATTATGGCGATAGTCTGGCCGAAAATATTTACGGCCAATCAACTGCCGAAGAGCGCGAGCAGCTTGCCGATGAGGGAATTGACGTTGTCGCGATGCCGTGGCTGCCGCCCGAACATTAA